The Leptolyngbya sp. 'hensonii' DNA segment GGCAAAAGTGACAGACGGTTGCCATCCCAATTTCTGTCTGGCTTTGGTTGAATCACCCAGGAGTAACTCCACCTCGGCAGGCCGGAAGTAACGGGGATCGATCGCCACATACTGTTGCCAGTCGAGATTAACCAGGCCAAAGGCAACATCAAGAAACTCCCGAATGGAGTGGGTTTCACCGGTTGCGATGACGTAATCATCAGGCCCATCCTGTTGCAGCATCAGCCACATGGCCTGGACATAGTCCCTGGCATAGCCCCAGTCCCGCTTGGCGTCGAGGTTCCCCAAATACAGCTTGTCTTGCTGTCCCCCGACGATCTGGGCCAGGGCACGGGTAATCTTACGGGTGACAAAGGTTTCTCCCCGGCGAGGGCCTTCATGGTTAAACAAAATGCCATTGCAGGCAAACAAACCATAGGATTCCCGATAGTTGATGGTTTGCCAGTGGGCATAGACTTTGGCACAGGCATAGGGGCTGCGAGGATAGAAGGGCGTGGTTTCTGACTGAGGAATTGCCTGCACCAGACCAAACATTTCTGAAGAGCCAGCCTGATAAAATCGAACCTGTATACCTGTCCGATGGCTGTAATCTCGAATCGCTTCCAGGATGCGCAGGGTGCCCATGCCGACTGCATCGACGGTGTATTCAGGAGAATCAAAGCTGACCCGCACATGGGACTGAGCACCCAGATTGTAGATCTCTGTGGGTTGCACTGCTTCCAGAATGCGGCGAAGGGTGGTGCCGTCCGTCAGGTCGCCGTAGTGGAGAAATAACCGGGTATCAGAGCTGTGGGGATCCTGATAG contains these protein-coding regions:
- the gmd gene encoding GDP-mannose 4,6-dehydratase, encoding MTDMKRALITGITGQDGSYLAELLLAKGYQVHGMIRRTSTFNTDRIDHVYQDPHSSDTRLFLHYGDLTDGTTLRRILEAVQPTEIYNLGAQSHVRVSFDSPEYTVDAVGMGTLRILEAIRDYSHRTGIQVRFYQAGSSEMFGLVQAIPQSETTPFYPRSPYACAKVYAHWQTINYRESYGLFACNGILFNHEGPRRGETFVTRKITRALAQIVGGQQDKLYLGNLDAKRDWGYARDYVQAMWLMLQQDGPDDYVIATGETHSIREFLDVAFGLVNLDWQQYVAIDPRYFRPAEVELLLGDSTKARQKLGWQPSVTFAQLVEIMVNADLQALGLPPATALTENTDTAFIRQSIAIGGSVT